Below is a window of Candidatus Dadabacteria bacterium DNA.
GTGGGCGCGATTCCGTCGCTTCCGTCTATGCTGTGGCAGGCGTTGCAGCCCCTGTTGGAGTAAAGTTTCTCGCCCCTTTTGTTTGACGGAAGAGACGACAGCGCGCCCCCCGCCACTTCGCCGCTTGAGCCTTTGCCCTCCCAGCGGGCGAATGCTTCGGGGCTCATCACATTGACGCGGCCCAGCATTTGCGAGTGCCCCGACCCGCAGTATTCGGCGCAGAAGATTATGAAACTTCCCACCTTGGTGGGCGTGAACCACAGTTGAGTGAACCTTCCGGGCAGAATGTCCTGCTTTACCCTGAATGCGGGTATGAAGAAACTGTGCAGAACATCTCCCTCCGCCGACCTCATTATCATTTTGACGGGCATGTTCTGCCGGACATTGAGTTCATTGACGGTTTTTCTGCCGTCCGGGTATTCAAACTCCCAGAGCCACTGCCGGGCGACCACATTAACCTCAAACGCCTCGGAGGGGGGTCTTCTCAGTTCGTTGAACACCACGAGGCCGTGAATGAATATCGCCACCAGAATAATGGAGGGGATTACCGTCCAGATTATCTCAAGCGTTTCGTTGCCCGTGATGGGCGGCGTGCTTTCGCCGGGCCCGCGCCGCCGGTATTTCACCGCCAGCACAACAAGCGCCACCGACACTATGATAAAAAATATGAATGAGATAACGGTTACCGCTATCAGAACGCCGTCCACTTTGGATGCAATCTCCGACGCGGCCACCGGAAGCCAGTTGTTCATTTATTGACTAATCACCCTCCGACTTTGTTTTGTTTCTCCACATCCTATAGAGAAAAGCGGTTAGGGCAAGTAGTGTAACCGCTCCGGAAACTTTTACCAAGAAAAGAGCCCTAAGGGCATATTTCCCGCCCACGGGGTCAAATTTATAACAGAAAAGAAGCACTTTGTTAATGACCCCGCCGCCGCCTATCTTCCCGTCCGCCGCCTCAAGGAGGGCGAGCCGCACGTCTTTCGGGTCGTGCTGTATTCCGTAAAGGTATCGCGCCACCTTGCCTTCGGGAGTCAGAACTATCAGCGCGGACTGATGGTCAAACCCCTCGCCTTCTTTCCTGAATGAATACCCGACCGCTTCGGTCAGCCGTT
It encodes the following:
- the coxB gene encoding cytochrome c oxidase subunit II yields the protein MNNWLPVAASEIASKVDGVLIAVTVISFIFFIIVSVALVVLAVKYRRRGPGESTPPITGNETLEIIWTVIPSIILVAIFIHGLVVFNELRRPPSEAFEVNVVARQWLWEFEYPDGRKTVNELNVRQNMPVKMIMRSAEGDVLHSFFIPAFRVKQDILPGRFTQLWFTPTKVGSFIIFCAEYCGSGHSQMLGRVNVMSPEAFARWEGKGSSGEVAGGALSSLPSNKRGEKLYSNRGCNACHSIDGSDGIAPTFKGLFGRMEKLTDGSEVRADENYIIESIYEPQVKMVAGYQPVMPSFKGILSEAEVSDIIEYVKTLE